The following are encoded together in the Ovis canadensis isolate MfBH-ARS-UI-01 breed Bighorn chromosome 2, ARS-UI_OviCan_v2, whole genome shotgun sequence genome:
- the IFNE gene encoding interferon epsilon, whose translation MINKAFFEIVLVLLASSTVCSQELKLVLCQQRRVNQESLKLLNKLQTSSIQQCLLHRKNFLLPQKSVNPHQYQKGQVLAILHEMLQQIFNLFRATSSLDGWEESHTEKFLVELLQQLEYLEAVMRLQAKKKSDTLGSENLRLQVKMYFQRIHDYLESQDYSSCAWTIVKVEINRCLFLVFRLTRKLSEQGMET comes from the coding sequence ATGATTAACAAGGCTTTCTTTGAAATTGTGTTGGTTCTGTTGGCTTCTTCCACTGTTTGCTCCCAAGAGCTGAAACTGGTTCTTTGCCAGCAAAGGAGAGTGAACCAAGAGAGTTTAAAACTTTTGAATAAATTGCAGACCTCGTCAATTCAGCAGTGTCTACTGCACAGGAAAAACTTCCTGCTTCCCCAGAAGTCTGTGAATCCTCACCAGTATCAGAAAGGACAAGTACTGGCCATTCTTCATGAGATGCTTCAACAGATCTTCAACCTCTTCAGGGCAACCTCTTCTCTTGATGGTTGGGAGGAAAGTCACACAGAAAAGTTCCTTGTTGAACTTCTTCAACAGCTGGAATACCTAGAAGCAGTCATGAGACtgcaagcaaagaagaaaagtgacACCTTGGGCAGTGAGAACCTTAGATTACAGGTTAAAATGTATTTCCAAAGGATCCATGATTACCTGGAAAGCCAGGACTATAGCAGCTGTGCCTGGACCATTGTCAAAGTAGAAATCAACCGGTGTCTGTTCTTGGTGTTCCGACTcacaagaaagctgagtgaacagGGCATGGAAACTTGA